A window of the Hordeum vulgare subsp. vulgare chromosome 5H, MorexV3_pseudomolecules_assembly, whole genome shotgun sequence genome harbors these coding sequences:
- the LOC123452138 gene encoding protein NETWORKED 1B-like encodes MATTSPTDAKRKYSWWWDSHICPKNSKWLQENLEDMDSKIKLMIKIIEEDAESFAKKAEMYYRRRPELMALLEELYRAYRALAERYDHAAGDLRQAHKKIAEAFPDQVLMDPDDDLPAESATTETDQDNAEMARYFLSFMNAGDPKMHGKDDQDYEKLQNELASLTQENQDLKKRITSVLEQSNCAESEVLCLKEALAQQEAEKETAVLQCQQSSARLQNLRSEILHTQEQFNRLKEEMQTGLLPSSAADERFLMLERDNQDLQLELERLKHLLKQKHDELNEKQDELEKLNISTEEEHLKCMQAEMVSLSLEKKLLIAHDKLSHLALEKQREESKLKDIETGKFMLQKELDSILEENKRLTLEKQREEIKVKDIETSKINLQKELDGIVEENKKLTSQYHSSSAVIIRLQDEIISMKNAQRKLEEEISKHTDEKKTLQYELSNLKEDRSELERKHFSIKEQIQSVNVNVESLQALAHELRDGNVELKDIIKNHERTEALHAENLRQLERMSEKNAHLEKSLTASTTELEGLREKKAALEESCKELNSKICIHLSERAALVAQLEAISQTMEVLLDKNVVLENSLSDASAELEDLRRKLKELEKSSESVNSQYSALQSEKTTLVFQVDSISNTLLSLETQYTELERRHSALQKEKDSVLDKVIKLQEQIRLERKEHKDLALSTSKTRFDLQNKIDLLLEEDRNREEQLQEEKMKIIKAQTEIFILKESLRDMAEANSSYSAKLQKKEEACKVHEEKLDCLSQDNQKLTEGIGSLRSVLHLDEKYESLDQMKLDIILQLILHEVNCLRSTISDAQDVRQKELVEKSLVVTLLEHFGQEVADLRSERNILKQDQQAKSEELLLLQAERQELAEISGEFWEEMESRNQRVDDLRAEAKFLVGQLSELQDSRRSLQSEIIKLIQQNSLLANELHDSREKEMIFEDDFRVLMSEAVSKDILLVIFRSLHEDRSLELKSLHDDFVSLQAVGSELCKDIRMMNKKLDNFEFLDNHLGKDTTMSICDRSSGENNHTEVDDAGLQESNEMLLEEILKLHGNVEMLISKEKSSVDIRSCNEEITKLVAHMQMALMNAALFKEKIVELIVTCESYEISAMVQKEVFKEDITRRNSYVDELKDKLNAVEIENRRLKVDLNGDVTMLGSLQTEVSALEKQTVSLANDFLQSNKLKVEENASSSQPLETIVGSSDQNANETVKDMELQKLRGTIKRLQNVVADASALLEQERLGFNANLQEARKQIEALKLKEILDDDLVEMNYEQMLKDIQLDLIQTSSGRRTEEALGQQNKIAAQGDHRVHGLAGPSNGHARDDFGPPQSEPFDSGSSKQSPAELVVVKELSIVNQELPRSITTEPHQEWKNKVIQRLSSDGKRLNTLQSSIQELKTNTEASEESELEDVRYQIKEAESTIIELIDTNSKLAKKAEEFTSADGLDGDNIDLRSRHQRKILERARKMSEKIGRLEVEMQKVQQALVKYEEEQTSSATSKTVHHRSKVQLVDYLYGRRRENRKPRCSPCGCMRAKTIDD; translated from the exons ATGGCAACGACATCGCCGACCGATGCTAAGCGCAAGTACTCATGGTGGTGGGACAGTCATATCTGCCCAAAGAACTCCAAATGGCTTCAGGAGAATCTCGAAG ACATGGATAGCAAAATTAAgctgatgatcaaaatcattgaAGAAGATGCAGAGTCTTTTGCAAAAAAGGCGGAAATGTACTACCGAAGGCGGCCTGAGTTGATGGCCTTGCTTGAGGAGTTGTACCGTGCATACCGAGCTTtagctgaaagatatgatcatgcAGCCGGGGACCTCCGACAGGCCCATAAAAAAATAGCAGAAGCATTTCCTGATCAGGTGCTTATGGACCCGGATGATGATCTGCCAGCTGAATCTGCAACCACTGAAACTGACCAGGACAATGCAGAAATGGCTCGATATTTCCTCTCTTTCATGAATGCTGGTGACCCAAAAATGCATGGCAAAG ATGACCAAGATTACGAGAAGCTGCAGAATGAACTAGCAAGCCTGACACAGGAAAACCAAGACCTGAAGAAGAGGATCACATCAGTGCTAGAACAGAGCAACTGCGCAGAGTCCGAGGTTCTTTGTCTCAAGGAGGCTCTTGCGCAACAAGAGGCGGAGAAGGAAACTGCAGTTCTGCAATGCCAACAATCCTCTGCTAGATTACAGAACCTCCGGTCTGAGATATTGCATACCCAGGAACAGTTCAACAGACTGAAAGAGGAGATGCAAACTGGATTACTGCCTTCAAGCGCAGCGGACGAGCGTTTCCTCATGCTCGAAAGAGATAACCAGGACTTGCAGTTGGAGTTAGAGAGGCTGAAACATTTGCTGAAACAGAAGCACGATGAGCTAAATGAGAAGCAAGATGAGCTGGAGAAGCTTAACATCTCCACAGAAGAGGAGCATCTCAAGTGCATGCAAGCAGAAATGGTGAGCCTCTCTTTGGAGAAGAAGCTGTTGATAGCACATGACAAACTGAGCCATTTGGCTCTTGAGAAGCAGAGAGAAGAAAGCAAATTGAAGGACATTGAAACAGGCAAATTTATGCTTCAGAAAGAACTGGACAGTATTCTAGAAGAGAACAAAAGGCTGACTCTTGAGAAGCAGAGAGAAGAAATCAAAGTGAAGGACATTGAAACAAGCAAGATTAATCTTCAGAAGGAACTCGACGGTATTGTAGAAGAGAACAAGAAGCTGACTAGCCAATATCACTCTTCTTCAGCTGTGATAATTCGTCTTCAGGATGAGATTATTTCCATGAAGAATGCGCAACGAAAACTTGAAGAAGAGATTTCTAAACATACAGATGAAAAGAAGACACTTCAATATGAGCTTTCTAACCTGAAGGAGGATAGGAGTGAACTGGAGAGGAAACACTTTTCGATCAAGGAGCAGATACAATCGGTGAACGTAAATGTGGAATCACTTCAAGCTCTTGCACATGAGTTAAGGGATGGCAATGTTGAGCTGAAAGACATTATCAAGAACCATGAGAGAACAGAAGCGCTTCATGCCGAAAACCTGAGGCAGTTGGAGAGGATGTCTGAGAAGAATGCACATTTGGAGAAGTCCTTGACAGCTTCAACCACTGAGCTTGAAGGGTTAAGAGAGAAGAAGGCGGCGTTGGAAGAATCATGCAAGGAACTCAATTCCAAGATATGCATTCATTTGTCTGAGCGAGCTGCGCTTGTTGCGCAGCTTGAGGCAATTTCTCAGACCATGGAGGTGCTGCTCGATAAGAATGTTGTTTTGGAGAATTCATTATCTGATGCCAGTGCTGAACTCGAGgacttgaggaggaagttgaaagAGCTGGAAAAATCTTCAGAGTCAGTCAACAGTCAGTATTCGGCTCTTCAATCTGAGAAGACAACTCTTGTTTTTCAG GTTGATAGCATCAGCAATACTCTTCTGAGCTTAGAAACACAATACACGGAGCTAGAAAGACGACACTCAGCTCTACAAAAGGAGAAGGACTCGGTGCTTGACAAAGTGATCAAGCTACAAGAACAGATAAGGCTCGAGAGGAAagaacacaaagatcttgcacttTCAACAAGCAAGACTCGGTTTGATCTACAGAACAAAATTGACCTATTGCTAGAGGAAGACAGAAATAGAGAGGAGCAGcttcaagaggagaagatgaagatcATCAAAGCTCAGACAGAGATCTTTATCTTAAAAGAGAGTTTGCGCGATATGGCTGAAGCGAATTCAAGCTACTCGGCAAAGCTGCAGAAGAAGGAAGAAGCATGCAAGGTTCATGAGGAGAAATTGGACTGCTTGTCACAGGATAATCAGAAGTTAACCGAAGGGATCGGTTCATTACGGAGTGTCCTGCACTTGGATGAGAAGTATGAGTCCTTGGACCAAATGAAGCTTGACATCATTTTGCAGCTCATCCTGCATGAGGTCAACTGCTTAAGGAGTACAATATCTGATGCCCAGGATGTGAGACAGAAAGAACTTGTTGAGAAGTCACTTGTTGTCACACTTCTGGAGCACTTTGGGCAGGAGGTGGCCGATCTGCGGTCCGAGCGCAACATCCTCAAGCAAGACCAGCAAGCAAAGAGCGAGGAGTTGCTCCTGCTGCAGGCAGAAAGGCAGGAGCTTGCGGAGATCAGCGGTGAGTTCTGGGAAGAGATGGAGTCTCGTAACCAGAGAGTTGACGACTTGAGAGCCGAGGCGAAGTTCTTGGTTGGACAGTTGTCAGAACTTCAAGATTCTCGGAGGTCACTGCAGAGTGAGATTATAAAGCTGATTCAACAAAATTCTTTGCTGGCAAATGAATTGCATGACTCCAGGGAGAAAGAGATGATCTTTGAAGATGATTTCAGGGTTCTCATGAGCGAAGCCGTTAGCAAAGATATCCTTCTTGTGATATTTAGAAGCCTTCATGAAGACAGGTCCCTGGAGTTGAAGTCTTTGCATGATGATTTTGTGTCTCTCCAAGCTGTAGGAAGTGAGCTTTGTAAGGACATCAGGATGATGAACAAGAAGCTTGATAATTTTGAATTCCTGGATAACCACCTCGGCAAAGATACAACCATGAGCATTTGTGACCGGTCTAGTGGAGAAAATAATCACACAGAAGTTGACGACGCTGGCCTTCAGGAATCAAATGAAATGCTACTGGAGGAGATACTCAAGTTACATGGAAATGTGGAAATGCTTATTAGCAAGGAGAAGTCTTCTGTCGACATCAGATCCTGCAATGAAGAGATCACAAAGTTGGTAGCTCACATGCAAATGGCCTTGATGAATGCAGCTCTGTTCAAGGAGAAGATCGTCGAGCTCATCGTAACATGTGAGAGTTACGAGATAAGCGCCATGGTGCAGAAGGAGGTGTTCAAGGAAGATATCACCCGAAGGAACTCGTATGTGGACGAGCTGAAAGACAAACTAAATGCTGTGGAGATTGAGAACAGAAGACTGAAGGTCGATCTGAATGGCGACGTCACGATGTTAGGATCATTGCAGACCGAAGTCAGTGCCCTGGAGAAACAAACCGTGTCCCTTGCTAATGATTTCTTGCAATCAAATAAACTCAAAGTGGAG gaAAATGCATCATCTTCTCAGCCTCTGGAAACCATAGTGGGATCCAGTGATCAGAATGCAAATGAAACAGTGAAAGACATGGAGCTGCAAAAGTTGCGTGGAACAATCAAAAGGCTCCAGAATGTGGTCGCGGATGCAAGCGCCCTTCTCGAGCAAGAGAGGCTTGGTTTCAATGCCAATCTGCAAGAAGCGAGGAAGCAGATTGAGGCGCTGAAGCTTAAGGAGATCTTGGATGATGACTTGGTCGAAATGAACTACGAGCAAATGCTGAAAGACATACAGCTTGATCTCATCCAAACTTCTTCAGGCCGTCGAACCGAGGAGGCCCTTGGTCAGCAAAACAAAATTGCAGCACAGGGAGATCACAGGGTTCATGGCCTTGCTGGACCAAGCAACGGCCATGCGCGCGATGATTTCGGACCACCGCAAAGTGAGCCATTTGACAGTGGCAGCAGCAAACAGTCTCCTGCTGAGCTAGTGGTTGTGAAAGAGCTGAGCATTGTGAACCAAGAGCTACCAAGGTCCATCACCACGGAGCCGCACCAGGAGTGGAAGAACAAGGTGATTCAAAGGCTATCTTCTGACGGGAAGAGGCTCAACACCCTCCAGTCCAGCATTCAAGAGCTCAAAACAAACACCGAGGCGTCAGAAGAGAGCGAGCTCGAGGACGTCAGGTACCAAATAAAGGAAGCCGAGAGCACCATCATCGAGCTGATCGACACCAACAGTAAGCTGGCCAAGAAGGCCGAAGAGTTCACGTCGGCCGACGGTCTCGACGGGGACAACATTGACCTGAGGAGCAGGCACCAGCGCAAGATCCTGGAGCGTGCAAGGAAGATGTCAGAGAAGATTGGGAGGCTGGAGGTGGAAATGCAGAAGGTCCAGCAGGCCCTGGTGAAGTATGAGGAGGAGCAGACAAGCAGCGCGACGTCGAAAACCGTGCATCATCGGTCCAAGGTGCAGCTGGTGGACTATCTCTACGGGCGAAGGCGGGAGAATCGGAAGCCGCGATGCTCACCCTGCGGTTGCATGAGAGCGAAAACCATCGATGACTAA